The DNA window ggtagtgttggctcaattctggtttgcctTTTTCTTGTTGCTTTAAGTAATGTTCCTGCCTTCCATTAACATCAGCACTCTCTACTGGTCCTAGCCTTTGAAAACTTGATTTTTTGGGTGGTTGCTCTCCTTGTGGCTCCTATGGAACTTCTTCGccgggttgtttttctgatcccccgacttctttcttctgatcttcctttgtttttccattattcgtgagggtgtgcaactcctttgttaattcttcaattctttccctttttgtactttCTGTGGCTTCTCTTtccgccttctttctgttgtattccgttaATTCTGCCTTGTACTTATTCCagatttgcttcctttgtttagccctgtTCCTTCTTCCAACCTTCAATttattcttctttagtcttgctaGCCTTTGTTCATCATTTTCGTTGCTATCGCTTTTCTCATCCGgtgagatgttgccttctgattcgtctaaagattttatatctggtatctgtggtggttccaaaggttgttctaactgctccacCCTGTATACAATGTACCTTTTCTGAGCTCTTCTTGTACAGTACTtcatccttcgtttggttgagctgtcggtagtttctgagctggatccaagttcttttccctcttgataaggtagtccTTCAGTGTATGTGCTAGTCTgggctttgcttgaggtgaaagaacctggccaatgcaccacacagtcTTGTGGAGTAActatcatgatcatcccttcttgtgctccctctaggagtatttttcttgctgagttcatcttgtcttGGGTAAAGTGTTGGTAGATTGATGCCGTGTTGTATAGTCCGTACGTTCTCGAGTTCTTTTTGGAGTCGTACGGGTTGTATTCCTTCACGATTGTTGTTGCATTtccgagtccaattaggcttggctctttcgttgtgaagattgtcttggagtCGGGTTGTATCCCTTTCTCAGAGTCGGTTTCATATCCGCTTCCTTCTTCATTCCGAGTTGGATCCGAAGTTGAAAGTTTCGTCATCTTCCCGGCGAGTTCATATTCCACTTTGTCGTcgagttctttttcttctcggagatGGGTATGTAGCTTGTCGTCGCTGTCAGCCTCGTAGATCTAGGATCCGAAGACGAAGGTTGTTCCCGCCGAAAAagtcatcttgaggttgaggtccactgagctctcgagaaaaaattcatcgaaagcccctacctggcgcgccagctgtcgatgttttaccaccgatagcctgccacgggggtacccaggacaGTTGTTCAGGCTTCGGTGAATAGTGGaactcggcggttacgcaaagagactcacgatttatactggttcaggccctcgacttggtcgagtaataaccttatgtcCAGTTTGGTGTTAGCCTGTTTGcattgtattgctttgagtatcgggtatgtTCAGTcgtttacaagggatatcctcaccagccctttatagtctaggtgctgagaggagttgttcGTGTTCTACTCAGATACAAGgttagagtcctaagctatgcttcgggcgcctttccttgtatagtctgaattggagttttggtcttgcacgttgctttgctccatgctcttcttggcgattgggctatgggccttgttaccaaggcccacttccctatagtacagtctatggggggcccgtagggttccccatcgatagACCTCCGACTGTTGTGCACGGGAACCAGATAATTCCGGTAGCCTATCacgtgtcctcggggaaccccgaatcatccacctTTCACATCCGATCAGGATCATTACAGAagacattgtagtattacaacagttgaTATAAAAATATTACATCAGAGTTAAATAGCAGAAGTATTACAAACCATACGTTTACAAACCATTTATTCGAGTCTTACAAACATAAGTTTTTACCTTCTCATTCTCAGTAAGATAGCATGACTAACATAACTGTAGCAcctgattttaagaacaaaaccagatacacaccatatatgagcccaggaagtcaaatctcacacatagctacaaataagggtaatatcaatagacaatgcttaaattcataatgtattagtataaagaatataacctcagagtatagacagcggaaagacaaccctgatcttcaggcgaagactccgaaatcacagggacaactgactggttgatcacaagcctaactcctccagactagcaatctggtacccatctgggatttttatccaaataattgaaaaaataaagcaagcataagtacatgtcgtactcaacaaatataacatggggttcatgaggctcaaaaggatgacactggtttactgcgattagcttttaatgagtcatcttttaataattgagtagcaacaagtttttcATAAGCCCGTAAACACATgctcaggtaaacatgaatagcataaatagtaattattaatgagcatctttatcattagtatcatcagtgttcatcatctattccgtaaatgttccaaggccactcgtgaccgtgagcacggctaatatacctgttttacactctgcagaggttatacactttcactgtgagtcgtgattgaCCCTTTCACCTGAGGTGATCATCCTCTTGACCcgctaccaaggaaggttggtagggttcactataaagcctttcaaaggttcgtctaacaagttagggccattagattcactcggcaaacagatgtaggaacccccttcccgatggcacaatgacacgtagcctatacacaagtggatagaggttgtcctatacccgattcggtagGCCAtgcttacgccaataaaggtaacctctaacaagctagaaaatgtccgcatactgagctaaagtcagagccatatagctctcacagctgtactataagtcccggatgatcacttacagataagtccttaggaagaggaatctagagcaccataaaaatagcccaatgctctagcccccttattccatgttgctaaaaagtatcttttaatgtttattgcatataccattagtcaagtcacaagatcatggttgtaattgagcactagcatcaaactacccaatgtaatttcccataggaatcaaggcacaaggtacaaagtactaggaaatccttagtgatagtcaaggtagacacatgcaatatgaattaaatgattaaaagtgtataggacaacaagaaagatcccatgctatacttgccttaaacagcgatcattcggtaagctttaatcttcaatgttattcttcttcttgatcaccacgtatatctcaccgactggatgtaatcataaagcaccacacaagcatccatacaatcatacatgaagcaaacaatagatctaaattagaacagtacaccaatcataaaatcaagatgaaaagtttgcaaaacgaatctacgtcttgctacgaacacacaaacgcgaaGAGCACACTAaccgaagctacggttgaaaagatacaactaccaagagatctactcataaaaccattagcttcatgtgttttaattatataaaaacatatataggatattttatagataatataaattaagtcaaatttaagtttgaattataatactaaagtgaaacaaatcatattttatttataaaacccagttgcatagttattattcaagatatgatttaaaccatgaaattctagaaatagcgaCATGGTAACCACTATTACCAACCCGTAGATcttgtcgctatgaatctaacgcaacttgaatgagctaaaacgtagaagatatgaaataaacaagatttcctttaataaaataatagattaaatctaaccttgaattttaaaagttgaaaacatatctaacagtagtattaacatgtagattacttaattacaaacctaacgcaatttgaacggatcaaatcgaagttaaaacggagaagttatggctaaaacaagattagtggcaaaactgtaaataggtgaaaacgtattttggaccttaaaccaatgaaaatacgctttccaaagaagaaaacggaaTCTAGAAAGACGTTTTGGACTGCGGGTGCTATTATTGAAAAGCGTAGGGACTCTTTAGAAAAAATGGCcgcgcgaaggggtatcttctattttcAGCCGTTAGATCGGAATCAAACGGCCAGGGTAGCACGGGAGGGAAAAGTGGCCAGAACAGGGGCCGGTCGGCAGCGATTTCTCGCCGGCGTTGCAATTGCTCGTCGGTGTAAAAGGGGAAAATGCCTACAGATTCAATTTGGCTCGGATTTTGGCACATGGAGCAAGATTGGGAGGCGCCAAACTCAATTCGGCCATCTACAACAGCTATGGGCGAGCAGAGCAAGCTGGCGACGATCTATGGCGGCAGCGGAGCAACTCCTACGCGGAACAAGGCAGCACAGAGGGAAACGGAGGGAGAAAAGGGTTTGTACGGGTTAGAGAGCTCGGCTATAGGCTCTAGGACGTGCTTACCATGATGTTAGGACGGCGGGATGACCCGGCGGTGATAGCTTCTTCTCGACGGAATCAGGGGGCGACGCTGGGATTCCTAGCGGCACGGCTAGTGCTCCTAGGCCTTGGTGGGGGATGGCACGGTGGTGGAGGCNNNNNNNNNNNNNNNNNNNNNNNNNNNNNNNNNNNNNNNNNNNNNNNNNNNNNNNNNNNNNNNNNNNNNNNNNNNNNNNNNNNNNNNNNNNNNNNNNNNNTCGTTATAGCCACGATCGACACTCAACTAGCAAACCCCCAGGCTGACGACGACAATCTCCTGGATGTAGTAGATTACGACGGCTCAGACACCGAGATCGCCTCGGACATCTCTGACTGCTCCGAAAGAGACAACTCGAGAATTTGAGATgaccggagagagagagagagactcgaCGGTCAATTCTGGCTGGAATTAGCTCGATGAGGTTTATACAATTAAACGATTTAAATCTCGAACGGAGTTCGAATTTAAATCGGCACACAATTAGAATCCGAGAACTCGGTCAAACCCAGGAAAAAAACTGCGACGAAACTAAACGCATCTACGGAATTTTAGCTATCacatttttaattataaaatatattgcgCCTATTCTTGTAATTAACTAACAAAATTAAAGGTTGACATGTAATTAAGAAAAAGTTTTAAAAATTTACGTTTTTCGCTAACTTACAAACTCGAGAAAACCTGGGATGTTATAGCTTCCTCCGTCGAGGTGCATTCCCCTTTGATCTCCGCGCCTAGCTTACGCGACGACGGTGCGGCCGATCTTCTTGTCTCTGGCCGCTCAGATCAGTCATCAGTCGCCCACCGGAGCGGGAGGAGAAGCGGGCAGGCTGGGAAGGCGCCGCGATGGACAGGAGAGAAAGGGTGCGACGAGTGGAAGAGCGAGCACCTTGGTTACTGCCAATGCGGGGGGAGGATTAAGGCGAGGGTGCTCACTTGCTGTGCTCACAACCTCTGACCAAGCAGAATTTCTGGTGGTTGACTTGCCGTGCTAATGTGTAACGTGCTACTCCTATTGATCGCTTTAGAATCCTACTAGTATAGCCAACTTCTTTAACTTGGCCTACTAATATATGACAACTTCTAGTCCTGCCATTTCAGTTAAAAAAATATACGAAGTTTACAAAGATCCACTCATAATTGCTATTTAAAATGGTGtacttttattaaaaaaaacaattGGCACTAAAAATAGTCGCTCCATTTAAAAATGTAGGTTACTATTGGCTTTTGAATATACATTTGACTATTCATCTTATTTAAAATATTACATAAGTATCAATTATTTTGTTGTGACTTGTTTTATGATTATAGATAGATATTATAAGTATAACTCACATTTCTATTTATTTGTACTATTCTTTTAATAAGATGAGTGATCAAATGTGTATGTAAAAAGTTAACAGTGATCTACATTTTAGAACGGAGGAAATATCATTTTAAAAAACATGGCAATGTACTGAACTACTTACATTTAGATTTTAGAATAAGAGAGAGTAGTATCTTAATGTATTTGAAGAATCTTTATTGAAACTAGTAGTCCCAACTAGTTTTAATAAAGATTTGTGTCAGGGATTAAAAGATAGGTTCATACCAACATAGAAAAGACACAAGTGTTTCTGAGAATGCAGCATAAGGTCAAAGGAAGACTGACGGAACAACCTATTCTATATATGGAGGAGGGCTAGAAGCTCGTGCTATGGCACGGTGCGGCAAAATTCTTCCACGAATTAGCAGTGGTTATCGTGCGAAGCTCTGACTATAGTTAAGGTTAGCTTTGATATACTGAGTGAGCTAGCTAGCTTAGCTTCACGTTGACATTGAATTGGCCTTAAGAACAACGAGCTACAAGATGCAAATGCAATTCGCTCAAGGTAAGAGAAAGTTGTTCTACGATAACTAATCGTAGCATTGCATGTACCACATGGTGTGAATTTGGAGATGGACATCAccttcttttaaaaaaaaagtaaacCTACACTACTATATTTACTTTTTTGTTCAAAACCAAATGGCATGCAATGCTAGGTGGCAAGGAAAAAAATATAATAGATAGGTAGTTTTATTATAGGCCCAACGTGAATGCAAAGTTGTGAGGCCCAACGTTGTTGAGATTTTCTTTTCAAAACATTgcaggtagggatgaaaattgGACGGATATTTCTCGATATCCGTCCGCCCCGAAAGTATCAAAACCCTATATGGATAGTCCGTATTTGAATCCGAAAATTTAATATCCGACAGTATCCAAATCCGAATACTCAAAATTAGATTTCTGATATGTATATGAAATAGATATCCATATCCGACATATCCGTATCCAGTTTTAATATCCGAGAAAAAAATATGGGATATGGGATAGAATGCAGGATCACTGATATCCGTTTGTATCCGATCCGATTTCATCCCTAATTGTAGGGATACTTGATTGTATAAAATATGAAATAGTCCTCCAATACGTAACGAAGAGGCAACATGGTCTTATTCTAAAAAAATTGTGGCAACTCTTAAATTGATAAAAAACATGTTTTTAATAGAATCTATTTTTGTCATGCTAAACAATTTAAAGGTGGAAAAGATCACCAGCTATTTTGTACGTGCAAAACACAAAATTCTTCTGTGGTGGACAACCATGTCCAGCAGGATATGGACATCCATTTTGTACCagtgttttctatttttaagagcatCCATTTTCGCAGCGtgcaaaatgaaaaaaaacataaaaagcTCAGCAGCCCGAGGCCCAGCAGCACCCACGCCGAAGCCGCGGCCCAGCGTCGCCCGCCAGCCGCCTGACAACACATTCCTCCGCGGCAGGCCCACGCACAGGCCCATATCGCCGTTACGATTGGTTGGAGTGGGATGGACCCAGCACGTCATGTCAAGCCATTGCCTGACGGAGCCTTTCGTTTCGTTTctatcctcgccgccgccgccgcgtctccCCCCGCCGCAGCAGGTACGTACGTACGGCCCCCCGCGGGCGTCCAATCACTCCCTCCCCTCGCGCTCCTCGGGCGGCGGCCTCCTCGGATTGGCTGGGGCTCGCCTCGCGGCCCCTCCGCGGCGTCGGTTTTCGGTTAGGGTTTAGGCCCCTCCGCGGTTGCGTGCGGGCGGGCGTGTCTCGCCTCCCGCTGATGCTGTCTCTCGATTCGGCTGGATGCGGATGGGTGGGAGACGCCGCGCCTGTGGGCTGTCCCTGTTTGCCGGACTCATCGGCGCAGGGAGATTTCCGATTGGGGGCCGTGATTTTTTTTCCCCTTCTGCCGTGCCGTATTCGATTGCTGTCTGCCTGTTTTGCTGGTCGCTATTCATTTTTGTTTTGGCGCCATCTGTTATGGTACAGTGCTGAAATTACTTCTTCCATTCCCTTATTTGGTACTTAATATATTTAGAAAATGGAGGTTACTGTAATTCTTTGTATGAGTTAAACAATTGCCTTCACATGCGATCTGTTTTGACATAAGTATTATTTCTTTCTTTTATATATACAtgtatttttttgttgttgttgctgcgtTCATCTACATCTTCTTTGTTGCTTCTTGGTGCCTATCTGCCGCATCCATGGACACCAGAGCCGCTTTCCTTGTGTGCTCCAATTCTTCCTTCTTTTTCTTAAATTTCTTTTCTGTTGCTTCTTGGTACGTATCGGCAGCGTCCATGAATAGTAGAGCTGCCTTCCTTGTGTGCTCCAATTCTTCCTCCTTTTCCTTACATTTCTTTTCTGTTGCTTCTTGGTACGTATCGGCAGCGTCCATGAacaatagagctgccttccttgtGTGCTCCAATTCTTCCTCCTTTTCCTTAAATTtcttttctgctgcttcttggtaCGTATCGGCAGCGTCCATGAacaatagagctgccttccttgtGTCCTCTAATTCCTCCTCCTTTGCCTTAATTTGTTTTCTTGCTGCTTCTTCATACCTATCAGCAGCGTCCATGAACGCCACAGCCGCCTTTCTCGTGTTCTCCAATTCCTCAACCTTTGCCttaactagcttctctgcgtcttCTTGGTACGTATCGGCAGCTTCCATGAACACAAGAGCCGCCTTCCTTGTGCCCTCCAATTGCCTTTCGAGTTCATTCTTTTCTTCCTTAAGCTGCTCCTTTTCCAACTTGCACTTCGCCAATTCCAATTTGTGTTTAACTTTTTCCTCCTTACACTCCTCCAATTGCCTTTGGAGTTCATCCTTTTCTTCCTTAAGCTGCTCCTTTTCCAACTTGCACTTCGCCAATTCCAATTTGTGTTTAACTTTTTCCTCCTTACACTCCTCCAATTGCCTTTGGAGTTCATCGTTTTCCTCCTTACACTCCTTCAATTGCTTTTCGAGTTCATCCTTTTTTGCCTTAAGCAGCTCCTTTTCCAACTTGCACTTCGCCGATTTCAATTTGTGTTTCAAAGATTTTTTAAAGCCTTCCTTCTTGCATTCCTCCAGTTCATCCTTTGTCACCCTACGCTCCTCCCGACACTTATCCAGTTGCCTTTCGAGTTCCTCCAACTTGCTCTTCAAGTGGGAAAGTTGCCTTTGGAGTTCCTCCAACTTGCTCTTCAACTGGGAATTGGTCAACCATTCAACTAAAGTTCATTATTTTAGAGGGGGGTTAGAGGAGAGAGATGAGAATGCGACCACACTGTTTTGGATAGTGAAAAAAAAATGATGTCTTTTTTGCTCACCTGTTTTGTCTTTAACATCTCCTATAATCTCAACTGCACCCTCTATTAGATCCGCTGCAGGCTCTAGTAGACCCTTTCTCACAACCGTTCCCACTCCCAGGAGCACAGGCACGAGTGCAGGCGCGAGCGAGGGCACGAGCGGGAGAAGCGCCATGTTCTGGAGAGTGGATACTTGTAGAGGTCAATCGGTGGCTTGCGGCCGTCTTCGCCCTCCTGGCGCTGCTGTCGTGACACACTCGCCGGAGGTGGAAGTCGCTTCCGCTGTCTTCTCCGTGCCCCGGGCAAAGGATGCGGTCCGTGGTCGAAGCTGCTTGGGAGGTCAATaaaggggtggggggggggggggggggggggggtcgcggGGGAGGAATGGAGTGTCTACGAGGAAGCGGGAAGCAGAGGAGTGAAGGGATGCCGTGTCGGTGCTGAAGAGGCAAGAAGCAGAAGGGGTGAAAAGGATGCCGTGTCAGTGAGGAAGAAGGACGGCGAGGGTAGGATGCAGTGCCAGTgagagggagggaaggagagagagagaggcttcTGGGCTGTGGGCTGTGGCCCAGGTGACACTGACGCCAGTCCTCTTGAACCGATCCCCGGCTTGTGAGGCGGCGAAAAACGCGAACGCAGGCGCGTAGCCTTTGGGACCGATTCGAGGTGCTCGGGAGTGGCCACTGGTGCTGGGCCGCTGGCGGACATGTTCACGCATGATAGAAACGTATCCTTCTCTCTTGAGATTTCAGAATCACCAGAAACGCTTTCAAAATTCAAACGGCACTATAGCTTAGTGATTGGAGCTAAAATATTTTTAGCGACTCTAAGATTTCCTTCGCAAAGGACCAAAATAGAATCAGGGTGGTTTCACATAACTCTTGTCATCTTGTGCTAGCCCATTTTGTGCTTATGCtatgtaatttttttttctagttaATCATTTTCATTTTAAGTATAATAAATTAAAATATGttgtatttaagttgttctatacCCACAAAAAATtcctgaattttcataattttttactTACTTATACgatttttatagaaaaatattttaaaaattatAATCAGTTTACCAGTCAAACGATCTCATAAAGTGATTCTAACTCATCATCTAAAACGTTTTTAAGAAAATTCAGATCAAAATATCTCTACAGAAATCTGTATCCCTACCAAACGACAATCGTCGCTGCCCGAGATGACGGGGTGCTCGTCGGCGGGCGGCCCGCCATGGTTCGCCACACCGGTGAATCTGCTCCTGGAGGCGATTTCAATGTCTTTTTGTCGTGTGTAATGTTATGCTCGTGCATACAATTGCATCACATGGTATATGTTTTTAAGGTAAACGAAAGTTTCCTAATTTAACTTGAGTACAATCTATATATGCATGTGGGTGTGTACAAGGTTCTAGAGTCTAAAATACTCTCattcatcatgtactacca is part of the Miscanthus floridulus cultivar M001 chromosome 9, ASM1932011v1, whole genome shotgun sequence genome and encodes:
- the LOC136482550 gene encoding uncharacterized protein isoform X1; this encodes MALLPLVPSLAPALVPVLLGVGTVVRKGLLEPAADLIEGAVEIIGDVKDKTVEWLTNSQLKSKLEELQRQLSHLKSKLEELERQLDKCREERRVTKDELEECKKEGFKKSLKHKLKSAKCKLEKELLKAKKDELEKQLKECKEENDELQRQLEECKEEKVKHKLELAKCKLEKEQLKEEKDELQRQLEECKEEKVKHKLELAKCKLEKEQLKEEKNELERQLEGTRKAALVFMEAADTYQEDAEKLVKAKVEELENTRKAAVAFMDAADRYEEAARKQIKAKEEELEDTRKAALLFMDAADTYQEAAEKKFKEKEEELEHTRKAALLFMDAADTYQEATEKKCKEKEEELEHTRKAALLFMDAADTYQEATEKKFKKKKEELEHTRKAALVSMDAADRHQEATKKM
- the LOC136482550 gene encoding uncharacterized protein isoform X2; translated protein: MLKTKQLKSKLEELQRQLSHLKSKLEELERQLDKCREERRVTKDELEECKKEGFKKSLKHKLKSAKCKLEKELLKAKKDELEKQLKECKEENDELQRQLEECKEEKVKHKLELAKCKLEKEQLKEEKDELQRQLEECKEEKVKHKLELAKCKLEKEQLKEEKNELERQLEGTRKAALVFMEAADTYQEDAEKLVKAKVEELENTRKAAVAFMDAADRYEEAARKQIKAKEEELEDTRKAALLFMDAADTYQEAAEKKFKEKEEELEHTRKAALLFMDAADTYQEATEKKCKEKEEELEHTRKAALLFMDAADTYQEATEKKFKKKKEELEHTRKAALVSMDAADRHQEATKKM